In Acaryochloris marina S15, a single genomic region encodes these proteins:
- a CDS encoding MFS transporter — protein MQTSDPQPSNGGFRSLMDNRAFVVLWAGQIISQLADKFFFVLLITLVGDYQPPENIENSMRSSVMIANTLPAVFFGSAAGIFVDRWSKKQILWTTTLMRGLLTLVIIVLPKSLPFFPLLLTVAFLESILTQFFAPAEQAAIPVLVKPRNLMPANALFTTTMMGSLVVGFAVGDPLLSWSQNWGGVNGRELLVGGLYVLSAIVLGIMLPLREKKHNEAVALHPFSDLKLGFAYLRKNRLISNAMVQLTMLYCVFAALSVLSIGLAEKVGFEKPSQFGFLLAAAGVGLVIGAGVLGQWGDRFHHLPLPLFGFISMGVVLMLFSFIHKDWLGVDLSIALSLSLSMFLGIGAAMIGVPMQTLIQVKTPPDMRGKVFGFQNNVVNIALSVPLAVAGILADVLGLRRVLIAMGITVVVAGFLVWRSTRKVLQDVI, from the coding sequence ATGCAGACTTCTGACCCCCAACCCTCTAACGGTGGATTTCGTTCCCTGATGGATAATCGGGCCTTTGTGGTCCTGTGGGCGGGACAGATTATTTCACAGTTAGCGGACAAGTTTTTTTTTGTACTGCTAATTACCTTGGTAGGCGACTACCAACCCCCAGAAAATATTGAGAACTCCATGCGGTCATCGGTGATGATTGCCAATACACTGCCAGCAGTGTTCTTTGGATCTGCAGCGGGCATTTTTGTCGATCGATGGTCGAAGAAGCAGATTTTATGGACCACAACCTTGATGCGGGGCTTGTTGACCTTAGTCATTATCGTGTTGCCCAAGTCTTTACCCTTCTTTCCACTGCTGCTAACGGTCGCGTTTTTGGAATCGATCTTGACCCAGTTCTTTGCTCCAGCTGAGCAGGCGGCTATTCCGGTATTGGTAAAGCCACGTAACCTAATGCCCGCGAATGCCCTATTTACGACGACGATGATGGGCTCTTTAGTCGTTGGCTTTGCCGTCGGAGATCCCCTGCTAAGCTGGTCACAAAATTGGGGTGGTGTGAATGGTCGGGAATTGTTGGTGGGCGGATTGTACGTGCTGTCGGCGATTGTCCTGGGGATCATGCTGCCCTTGCGCGAGAAAAAGCATAACGAAGCGGTGGCCTTACACCCCTTTAGCGACTTGAAATTGGGTTTCGCCTACCTGCGTAAAAATCGGTTGATTAGTAATGCAATGGTGCAGCTGACGATGCTGTATTGCGTTTTTGCAGCTCTGTCGGTTCTATCGATTGGTTTAGCAGAAAAAGTGGGCTTTGAAAAACCCAGCCAGTTTGGCTTCTTGCTAGCAGCGGCTGGGGTGGGTCTGGTGATTGGAGCGGGTGTCTTGGGCCAATGGGGAGACCGATTTCACCATTTACCCTTGCCCCTATTTGGGTTTATCAGCATGGGCGTGGTGCTGATGCTGTTTTCGTTTATCCATAAAGACTGGTTGGGGGTTGACCTCAGTATTGCGTTGAGCTTGAGCTTGAGCATGTTCTTAGGGATAGGGGCCGCGATGATTGGGGTGCCAATGCAGACTCTGATTCAGGTCAAGACACCGCCAGATATGCGGGGTAAAGTGTTTGGATTCCAGAACAATGTGGTTAATATTGCTTTAAGCGTGCCTTTGGCAGTTGCCGGTATTTTGGCAGATGTTTTAGGGCTGCGGCGAGTGTTGATTGCTATGGGGATCACCGTCGTGGTGGCGGGTTTCTTGGTTTGGCGTAGTACCCGGAAAGTCTTGCAGGACGTGATTTAA
- the hpf gene encoding ribosome hibernation-promoting factor, HPF/YfiA family yields the protein MKLVIHGKNIEITDAIREYVHQKIEKAASHYQNLTTEIDVHLSVARNPRITTKQTAEVTLFVNGSVIRAEESSENLYASIDLVADKIARQLRKYKEKRQTKGPNKGSNRSKAVALQITEEQPLIGDLTSDRAPELPEEVVRCKYFAIAPMSIHDALEQLDLVDHDFYVFENADTGQLNVIYERNHGGYGVIQPRQGNPSTNGQAKQTDFQTV from the coding sequence ATGAAGCTTGTTATTCATGGCAAGAATATTGAGATCACCGATGCAATTCGTGAGTACGTCCACCAAAAGATCGAAAAGGCTGCCAGTCATTATCAGAATTTAACTACAGAAATCGATGTACATTTGTCGGTTGCTCGTAATCCTAGAATAACGACCAAGCAAACAGCGGAAGTTACCCTATTTGTAAATGGTTCTGTCATTCGGGCAGAAGAGAGTTCAGAAAATCTATACGCCAGCATTGACCTGGTCGCTGACAAAATTGCTCGCCAGCTCCGTAAGTACAAAGAGAAGCGGCAGACGAAAGGGCCTAATAAAGGTTCTAATCGTTCAAAAGCTGTTGCTCTCCAAATTACAGAAGAGCAGCCACTGATTGGGGATTTGACCAGCGATCGCGCTCCGGAATTACCCGAAGAAGTGGTGCGGTGCAAATACTTTGCTATTGCGCCCATGTCGATTCATGACGCCCTTGAACAGTTGGACTTGGTTGACCATGATTTCTACGTGTTTGAAAATGCAGACACGGGTCAGCTGAATGTAATTTACGAACGGAATCATGGTGGATATGGGGTGATTCAGCCTCGCCAGGGTAATCCCAGCACCAACGGTCAAGCGAAACAAACTGATTTTCAAACCGTATAA
- the lipB gene encoding lipoyl(octanoyl) transferase LipB produces the protein MASDSSLRPCWLYQMGLVDYQQAWDWQRQLVCDRIHNPQLPDTLILLEHPPVYTLGQGASLDFLKFNPEQSDHALHRIERGGEVTYHCPGQLVGYPILNLKHHQPDLHWYLRQLEEVIIRTLDIYGLAAERIPGLTGVWLNNCKVAAIGIKVSRWITMHGFSLNINPDLSGFDQIIPCGIQNRAVGSLTQFIPNLDSAEVTATLLHQFAQVFDIALVPEGPVPFSSHAPSSN, from the coding sequence ATGGCGTCTGACTCATCTCTCCGTCCTTGTTGGCTGTACCAAATGGGTCTGGTGGACTACCAACAAGCTTGGGATTGGCAGCGGCAACTGGTGTGCGATCGCATTCACAATCCTCAACTTCCCGATACACTGATCCTGCTAGAGCATCCCCCCGTCTATACTCTCGGGCAAGGGGCCAGCCTAGACTTTCTCAAATTCAATCCTGAACAATCGGATCATGCTCTCCACCGCATCGAACGGGGCGGAGAAGTGACCTACCATTGTCCCGGACAGCTTGTGGGCTATCCCATCCTCAACCTCAAGCACCATCAACCCGATTTGCATTGGTATCTACGGCAGCTAGAAGAAGTGATTATCCGCACTCTAGATATCTATGGATTGGCAGCAGAGCGAATTCCTGGGTTGACTGGGGTGTGGCTAAACAATTGCAAAGTCGCAGCCATCGGCATTAAAGTCAGTCGCTGGATTACCATGCATGGCTTTTCCCTCAATATCAACCCTGATTTGTCTGGCTTTGACCAAATTATTCCTTGCGGCATCCAAAATCGGGCCGTCGGCAGCTTAACTCAATTTATTCCCAATCTCGACAGTGCAGAGGTTACTGCAACCTTACTCCATCAGTTTGCCCAAGTGTTTGATATTGCTCTAGTACCAGAGGGTCCTGTGCCCTTCTCTAGTCATGCTCCATCCTCCAATTAA
- a CDS encoding molybdenum cofactor biosynthesis protein MoaE — protein MPLSMAPSSTSQTDDHFLITFAPLSLEDLYRHADHPHNGAIVVMSGTVRDQTDGQEVLSLEYQAYEPMALKVFQTIATEIRQRWPEVNRIAIHHRTGHLKISEISVLVAIGCPHRSEAFSACQYAIDTLKHNAPIWKKEHWADGSSSWVNIGACEQEKP, from the coding sequence ATGCCCTTATCTATGGCCCCTAGCTCCACCTCTCAAACTGACGATCACTTTTTGATTACCTTTGCCCCTCTCAGCCTCGAAGACCTCTATCGCCACGCCGATCATCCTCATAACGGAGCCATTGTAGTGATGAGCGGTACTGTCCGTGATCAAACAGACGGCCAAGAGGTGCTCTCCCTTGAGTATCAAGCCTATGAACCCATGGCTCTCAAAGTCTTCCAAACCATCGCCACTGAGATTCGCCAGCGCTGGCCAGAGGTCAACCGGATTGCCATTCACCACCGCACTGGCCATCTAAAAATTAGCGAGATTAGTGTCCTCGTAGCAATTGGCTGTCCTCACCGATCTGAAGCCTTTTCCGCCTGTCAGTACGCCATTGATACCCTCAAACACAATGCTCCCATTTGGAAAAAAGAACACTGGGCCGATGGCTCTAGTAGTTGGGTCAATATTGGGGCCTGTGAACAAGAAAAGCCTTAG
- a CDS encoding DUF177 domain-containing protein: protein MDKVYIPDIENAPRQTIVLEVDEFLSELTSLTAVQGHVTLVHQGNYLQVSTQAKTIVTLNCDRCLQQYNHRLAVDASEMIWLSAEVPEAEPGLEIEVTLDDPVEILFPQGDFSPEDWLYQQLSLQLPHRQLCDQNCEGLLEEAEKIEQPVDRRWAALESLKEQMQGN, encoded by the coding sequence ATGGACAAGGTTTACATCCCAGATATAGAAAATGCTCCCCGGCAGACGATTGTTTTAGAGGTTGATGAGTTTTTATCAGAACTCACTTCCTTAACGGCTGTGCAGGGGCATGTCACCCTAGTTCACCAGGGAAATTACCTGCAGGTGAGCACGCAAGCGAAAACGATTGTGACCCTGAACTGCGATCGCTGTTTGCAGCAATATAATCATCGGTTGGCTGTGGATGCCTCAGAGATGATTTGGCTTTCAGCAGAAGTGCCAGAAGCTGAGCCTGGCTTAGAAATTGAAGTTACTCTCGATGACCCCGTGGAAATTCTATTTCCCCAGGGAGATTTTAGTCCTGAAGACTGGCTGTATCAGCAGCTCAGTCTGCAACTTCCCCATCGACAGCTTTGCGATCAGAATTGTGAAGGCTTGCTAGAAGAGGCAGAAAAAATTGAGCAGCCTGTTGACCGACGTTGGGCTGCATTAGAGTCTTTAAAAGAGCAAATGCAAGGGAACTAA
- a CDS encoding R3H domain-containing nucleic acid-binding protein — MSESNVQQGQEWLSHLLGHLGIETPVSSDKPDIAQTKFKDFGGFWLTIDDSGLSPEQVDLLIGHDGRMLDAIQYLINSTLNLGKDKEDRTAYTIEMADVRVKRYEELSQLAIQAAQSVRETEQEYVLPPINSAERRLVHTMLFDESDLETVSRGQEPDRRLVVMLATGESAEED, encoded by the coding sequence ATGAGTGAGTCGAATGTTCAGCAAGGACAAGAATGGTTGTCCCATTTGCTAGGCCATTTGGGAATTGAGACCCCTGTCAGTAGTGATAAGCCGGATATTGCCCAAACCAAATTTAAGGATTTTGGTGGTTTCTGGCTCACCATTGATGATAGTGGCTTGTCCCCTGAACAGGTTGACTTACTGATTGGTCATGATGGTCGGATGTTAGATGCGATTCAATATTTGATCAACTCCACGCTCAATCTGGGTAAGGATAAGGAAGATCGGACTGCCTATACGATTGAGATGGCGGATGTTCGGGTTAAGCGCTATGAAGAGTTGAGTCAATTGGCTATTCAGGCTGCTCAATCTGTTCGAGAAACAGAGCAAGAGTACGTCCTGCCTCCCATTAATTCAGCGGAACGGCGATTAGTCCATACGATGTTGTTTGATGAGTCAGACTTAGAGACGGTTAGTCGTGGTCAAGAGCCAGATCGCCGTTTGGTGGTGATGTTGGCGACAGGTGAGTCTGCTGAAGAAGATTAA
- the yidC gene encoding membrane protein insertase YidC, producing the protein MNFIGFISDNIMLPILDFFYGVVPSYGLAIVALTLVIRSVLYPVSAGQIRNMRRMKVSQPVMQKRQKELQERYKDDPAKLQEEQTKLFKEFGNPLAGCFPLLIQMPILFALFATLRGSPFANVNYTANLKILPQDKIAEVQPETFTTKSQNIFVAEQTHYPVVGILPSGKELGVGQSTDFQFQTIGGKPLQDIIPESEAGNIIPTWTVTKGEDRVSIDENGHIIALQPGDVTIQGTLTGIAAEKGFLFIKALGRVGAVEGEIFTTTDDGAQFNANAIHWDILLMVIGFGVSLYVNQLLSGQGGNDDSGSQQQAMTKYMPVMFSGMFLFFPLPAGVLLYMLLANIFQTVQSYFLSKEPLPENLQKIVDEQERKKAKEERASKVVAEDGERGALPFEPEYSKKKASS; encoded by the coding sequence ATGAACTTTATTGGATTTATCTCGGACAACATTATGTTGCCGATCCTGGATTTTTTCTACGGGGTCGTGCCTAGTTATGGATTAGCCATCGTTGCCCTAACGTTGGTGATTCGTTCTGTTTTGTATCCGGTAAGTGCGGGCCAAATTCGCAACATGCGGCGAATGAAGGTCTCACAGCCTGTGATGCAAAAGCGCCAAAAAGAGCTACAAGAACGATACAAAGACGATCCAGCTAAGCTGCAAGAGGAGCAAACCAAGCTGTTTAAAGAGTTTGGTAATCCCCTGGCCGGATGTTTTCCGCTGTTAATCCAAATGCCGATTCTATTTGCGTTGTTTGCAACCCTGAGAGGATCGCCCTTTGCCAACGTTAACTACACTGCGAACTTAAAAATTCTCCCCCAAGATAAGATTGCAGAAGTTCAGCCTGAGACGTTCACCACAAAGTCGCAGAATATTTTTGTCGCTGAGCAAACTCACTATCCAGTGGTTGGTATTCTGCCTTCCGGTAAAGAGTTAGGGGTTGGGCAGTCCACTGATTTTCAATTTCAGACGATTGGCGGTAAGCCGCTTCAAGATATTATTCCTGAGTCTGAAGCTGGCAATATCATTCCCACCTGGACCGTGACAAAGGGTGAGGATCGAGTAAGTATTGACGAAAACGGCCATATTATTGCCCTACAGCCTGGTGATGTCACTATTCAAGGTACCTTGACCGGCATTGCTGCAGAAAAAGGATTCTTATTTATTAAAGCTCTAGGCCGGGTGGGTGCAGTCGAAGGCGAAATCTTTACCACTACAGACGACGGTGCTCAGTTTAATGCGAATGCGATCCATTGGGATATTTTACTGATGGTGATCGGCTTTGGCGTGTCTTTATACGTCAACCAGTTATTGTCAGGACAGGGAGGGAATGATGATTCTGGGTCCCAGCAACAGGCGATGACTAAGTACATGCCGGTGATGTTTTCGGGCATGTTTTTATTCTTTCCCTTGCCCGCAGGTGTACTGTTGTACATGCTGCTAGCCAACATTTTTCAGACCGTTCAAAGCTATTTCTTGTCAAAAGAGCCTTTGCCTGAGAACCTCCAAAAAATTGTGGATGAGCAGGAGAGAAAAAAGGCTAAAGAAGAGCGAGCATCGAAAGTGGTGGCTGAAGATGGTGAGCGGGGTGCACTTCCCTTTGAACCTGAGTATTCTAAAAAGAAAGCATCGAGTTAA
- a CDS encoding PH domain-containing protein, with product MGIKEEVYYEGGPHIGDLLLNSVLALTIFFIPLTIGALVRALWLRFRITSRRVTVNGGWFGRTRTDVVYSEISEVSVIPRGLGFWGDMLIILNDGSRIELKSLPKFRDIAAYIEEKVEAKSQAKSTVVSGSAS from the coding sequence ATGGGTATTAAAGAAGAGGTCTACTACGAAGGAGGACCTCATATTGGTGATTTACTTTTAAATTCTGTTTTAGCTTTAACTATATTTTTTATTCCGCTGACAATTGGTGCTCTGGTCAGAGCGCTTTGGCTACGATTTCGGATTACCAGTCGGCGTGTAACAGTCAATGGTGGCTGGTTTGGTCGTACCCGGACAGATGTGGTCTATTCAGAAATTTCTGAAGTGTCTGTGATCCCCAGAGGGTTAGGCTTTTGGGGAGACATGCTGATTATTTTAAACGATGGTAGCCGCATCGAATTGAAATCTTTGCCGAAATTCAGAGATATTGCTGCTTATATTGAAGAAAAAGTGGAAGCGAAGTCTCAGGCAAAATCCACTGTTGTGAGTGGTTCTGCATCTTAA
- the rnpA gene encoding ribonuclease P protein component: protein MLATPHRLKKNRDFGAVYRKGSRQSTKYLVLRTHRSGVNATKIPIRIGFSISQKVSKRAVVRNRIKRQLRAACHQLLPELQPGWDVVIVVRTAAVQCDYFQFLQQLRQLFADAEILNGY, encoded by the coding sequence ATGTTAGCAACCCCGCATCGCTTGAAAAAAAACCGAGATTTTGGTGCTGTGTACCGTAAAGGTAGCCGCCAAAGCACTAAATACTTGGTTTTAAGAACCCATCGCTCTGGAGTGAATGCAACAAAAATCCCGATTCGAATTGGGTTTTCGATTAGCCAAAAAGTGAGTAAACGAGCCGTTGTTCGTAATCGAATCAAGCGGCAGCTAAGAGCGGCGTGTCACCAGCTTCTGCCTGAATTACAGCCAGGTTGGGATGTGGTAATCGTTGTTCGGACAGCTGCCGTTCAGTGCGATTACTTTCAATTTCTGCAACAATTAAGACAGTTATTTGCAGACGCGGAGATCCTAAATGGGTATTAA
- the rpmH gene encoding 50S ribosomal protein L34: MTKRTLGGTCRKRKRTSGFRARMRSQSGQNVIGSRRRKGRKRLSV, encoded by the coding sequence ATGACTAAACGAACCTTGGGCGGAACCTGCCGCAAGCGCAAAAGAACGTCTGGATTTAGAGCTCGGATGCGCTCTCAGAGTGGCCAAAATGTAATTGGATCTCGACGACGCAAAGGCCGTAAGCGTTTATCCGTGTAG
- the dnaA gene encoding chromosomal replication initiator protein DnaA, giving the protein METSLETLWSQVLERLQLQLSRPTFETWIKTASAEQLDEHRLVIRTPNPFARNWLQKYYVKTIRDVVHEILGHPVEIQIEIAQGDSSATISAPEVASPLPASSPAEKTNSSQRKQASLNPKYVFSRYVVGPNNRMAHAACLAVAESPGREFNPLFLCGGVGLGKTHLMQAIGHYRLEISPNSRIFYISTEQFTNDLIAAIRKDGMQKFREHYRAVDVMLVDDIQFIEGKEYTQEEFFHTFNTLHEAGKQVVLASDRPPSQIPRLQERLCSRFSMGLIADIQPPDLETRMAILQKKAEYENIRLPREVIEYIASSYTSNIRELEGALIRAVAYISISGLPMNVENIAPVLNPPTAKISASPESIINAVADTYGISIDDLKGNSRRREISLARQIGMYLMRQHTDLSLPKIGDEFGGKDHTTVMYSCDKISDLQKKNPELSQSLRQLGDRIKLANQP; this is encoded by the coding sequence ATGGAAACTTCTCTTGAAACTCTTTGGAGCCAAGTTTTGGAGCGTTTGCAGCTGCAGCTCAGCCGCCCCACTTTCGAAACCTGGATTAAAACCGCCAGTGCTGAACAGCTAGACGAGCATCGCCTGGTGATTCGCACTCCCAACCCGTTTGCCCGGAATTGGTTGCAAAAGTACTATGTCAAAACCATTCGAGATGTAGTCCATGAGATTTTAGGTCATCCCGTCGAAATTCAAATTGAAATTGCCCAGGGGGATTCCAGCGCCACGATTTCTGCTCCTGAGGTTGCCTCTCCACTCCCCGCCTCTAGCCCTGCTGAAAAAACCAACAGCTCCCAACGAAAACAAGCCAGTCTCAATCCAAAATATGTGTTTTCTCGCTATGTGGTAGGCCCCAATAATCGCATGGCCCATGCGGCCTGTTTAGCAGTTGCCGAATCTCCAGGGCGAGAATTTAACCCCCTGTTTCTCTGTGGTGGCGTTGGCTTGGGAAAAACTCACCTGATGCAAGCGATCGGCCACTACCGACTGGAGATTTCTCCCAACTCACGCATTTTCTACATCTCCACTGAACAATTTACGAATGACTTGATTGCCGCCATTCGCAAAGATGGCATGCAAAAGTTTCGAGAACATTACCGTGCTGTGGATGTGATGTTAGTCGATGACATTCAATTTATTGAAGGCAAAGAATACACCCAAGAAGAGTTTTTTCATACCTTCAATACCCTGCATGAGGCGGGTAAACAAGTCGTTTTGGCCTCTGATCGTCCCCCAAGTCAAATTCCAAGATTACAAGAGCGACTCTGCTCACGATTTTCGATGGGCTTGATTGCGGATATTCAGCCCCCTGACTTAGAAACTCGAATGGCAATTCTGCAGAAGAAAGCAGAATATGAAAATATCCGCCTCCCTAGAGAAGTCATTGAATATATTGCCTCTAGCTACACTTCCAACATTCGAGAATTAGAAGGTGCTCTGATCAGAGCGGTAGCCTACATTTCTATTTCTGGACTTCCCATGAATGTGGAAAACATCGCTCCAGTTCTAAACCCACCCACTGCAAAAATCTCAGCTTCGCCAGAAAGCATCATTAATGCTGTCGCTGATACTTATGGGATCTCTATTGATGATCTCAAAGGCAATTCCCGCCGCCGAGAAATTAGCCTGGCTCGACAAATTGGGATGTACTTAATGCGTCAACATACAGACCTCAGCCTGCCTAAAATTGGCGATGAATTCGGTGGCAAAGACCACACCACCGTCATGTATAGCTGTGACAAAATTTCAGACCTACAAAAAAAGAATCCAGAACTCTCACAGTCACTACGGCAGTTAGGCGATCGGATTAAGCTTGCCAATCAACCCTAA
- the dnaN gene encoding DNA polymerase III subunit beta, producing MKLVCQQSDLNSKLSLLSRVVPSNPTHPVLANVLLTAQTERLGLTVFDLSLGIQVWIAAEVEETGALTLPARFLNDIVSRLPNCDIEVETDDTAVTLTCDSGHYQMQGLVAEEFPGLPSLDDIPALDLPTDVFLEGLQATLFAASTDESKQILTGLHLNTSESGFEFATTDGHRLAIANFPDLVTPEPMTMTMPAKALRELERMLGRVNADVALRFDTNQAIFELTGEQGTEQLSCRLLEGQYPAYPQLVPKQFERQVTVERQLLLSSVERIAVLAARKNNIIRLKVDSTEQQVALSAEAPELGMGEERLPAQISGEDLDIAFNVKYLSDGLKALDSQEVQLQMNSATMPAVLSPISGRQITYLIMPIQIRG from the coding sequence ATGAAGTTGGTCTGTCAGCAAAGTGATCTAAATTCCAAACTGTCACTCCTCAGCCGAGTCGTACCCTCGAATCCGACGCACCCAGTTCTGGCTAATGTTTTATTAACAGCTCAAACTGAACGCCTTGGCTTGACCGTGTTTGACTTAAGTTTAGGAATTCAAGTTTGGATTGCTGCAGAAGTAGAAGAAACAGGCGCTTTGACTTTGCCAGCAAGGTTTCTCAACGATATTGTGTCTCGCTTACCCAATTGCGATATTGAAGTTGAAACCGATGACACAGCTGTGACGTTGACCTGTGATTCGGGTCATTACCAAATGCAGGGGTTAGTGGCAGAGGAATTTCCTGGACTTCCCAGCTTGGATGATATACCAGCACTAGATCTCCCTACAGATGTGTTTTTAGAGGGATTGCAAGCCACGCTGTTTGCAGCCAGTACCGATGAAAGTAAACAAATTCTAACGGGGCTGCATCTCAACACCTCAGAGTCAGGGTTTGAATTTGCCACAACGGATGGGCATCGACTTGCGATCGCAAATTTTCCCGATCTAGTAACCCCTGAACCCATGACCATGACCATGCCTGCTAAAGCCTTGCGGGAACTAGAGCGGATGTTAGGTCGGGTGAATGCCGATGTCGCTCTCAGGTTTGATACCAATCAGGCTATTTTTGAGCTAACTGGAGAGCAAGGAACAGAGCAGCTCAGTTGCCGATTGCTGGAAGGTCAATATCCAGCCTATCCTCAACTCGTTCCTAAGCAATTTGAGCGGCAAGTGACGGTTGAGCGGCAACTGCTGCTCAGTAGTGTTGAGCGCATTGCGGTGTTAGCTGCTCGTAAAAACAATATTATTCGCTTGAAGGTAGATAGCACTGAGCAGCAAGTGGCTCTGTCTGCAGAAGCTCCTGAGTTGGGTATGGGAGAAGAACGTTTGCCAGCACAAATCTCAGGTGAGGATTTAGACATCGCGTTTAATGTGAAATATTTGAGTGACGGATTAAAAGCCCTTGATAGTCAGGAAGTTCAGCTGCAAATGAATTCAGCGACGATGCCAGCAGTTTTATCTCCCATCTCGGGACGTCAAATCACATATTTAATTATGCCCATTCAAATTCGGGGTTAG